One Solanum lycopersicum chromosome 4, SLM_r2.1 DNA window includes the following coding sequences:
- the NRC4a gene encoding leucine-rich repeat receptor NRC4a has protein sequence MADAVVNFLVENLLQLLVENVKLIGSAKGELENLLKISQQLKGFLDDAAKYGHTNSEQWKVLVEQIHKTVYRAEDAIDKFLVQAKLHQDKNIAERTFDWLGNQIKVRNFAADIKGIHDQIKDIRNNNQALQATPVLELPKKGEVTQGPSLENDAVVGFDDEANKVIKRLVEGPLDSVDIIPVVGMPGLGKTTLARKIYNDPKLTYEFYSIVWVYVGQEYKAKDIYLRILKFFKKNIEDHLNDDVDTLAKAIGGYIKKGGRCLIVLDDVWEDDVIDHVMKVFAENKKGHRIMMTTRDTRLGFFANKEPHKLKFLETEESFELLVMRVFGRGGCPNELVVTGTEIARKCGGVPLVVVVIAGALRGRSDKKDWERVEKSVVQYLGEHTEDSCLKYVKMSYDYLPREVQMCFLYCGVFPRGFDIPCWKLIRLWIAEGLIKPQPESTLQVEEIAEFYLTDLLNRNLVIIMQKRSDGQIKTCRLHDMLYQFCKKEASNKWLFEEPDQSKLDPDTCRRLCIQPSNLSDFLSTTPFAEHVRSFYCFSSKQKPINLSPNETKLIHKAFPLMRVMDVESLRFIFSKDFKNLFHLRYIAISGDFKSLPPTFGKFWNLQTLILNTSTLEPTLEVKADIWNLLQLRHLHTNIPAKLPSPTTTTGKPSCLQTLSMVTPESCEKEVLAKACNVKKLSIRGQMAAFLGAYKGGINNLKELQCLEHLKLLNDVLFMNKALHLPSTFSELVHTVKKLTLTNTRFTWSEAEKLGTLESLEVLKFKENAFTGDFWEPKSGFSALQVLWIERSELESWEASVVNFPALRQLVLISCDKLDAVPLELADIPSLVEMRLDNTSKAVKSAKNVRDSKTSKGMKLKLSIYPPEN, from the exons atggCAGATGCAGTGGTGAATTTTCTGGTAGAGAATTTGTTACAGCTATTAGTTGAAAATGTGAAGCTAATTGGAAGTGCAAAAGGAGAATTGGAAAATCTACTGAAAATTTCTCAACAACTGAAAGGATTTTTAGATGATGCTGCAAAGTATGGACACACAAATAGTGAGCAGTGGAAAGTTTTGGTGGAACAAATACATAAAACAGTGTACAGAGCTGAGGATGCAATTGATAAGTTTCTGGTTCAAGCAAAGTTGCATCAAGATAAAAATATAGCAGAAAGGACATTTGATTGGCTAGGCAATCAGATTAAAGTTAGAAATTTTGCAGCTGATATCAAAGGAATACATGATCAAATCAAAGACATTCGTAACAACAATCAAGCACTTCAGGCAACCCCTGTTCTTGAACTACCTAAAAAAGGGGAAGTAACTCAG GGTCCTTCTTTGGAGAATGATGCTGTGGTCGGGTTTGATGACGAAGCTAACAAAGTGATCAAGCGACTTGTTGAAGGACCGTTGGATAGTGTCGATATTATCCCCGTGGTGGGGATGCCCGGACTTGGAAAAACTACACTGGCAAGAAAAATCTATAATGATCCTAAGCTTACATATGAATTTTACAGCATTGTTTGGGTTTACGTAGGTCAGGAATACAAAGCAAAGGATATTTATCTTAGGATTCTTAAGTTCTTCAAAAAAAACATAGAAGATCATCTCAATGATGATGTGGACACATTGGCTAAGGCAATAGGTGGATATATCAAGAAAGGAGGTAGATGTCTCATTGTTTTAGATGATGTGTGGGAGGACGATGTCATTGATCACGTGATGAAAGTTTTCGCAGAAAACAAAAAGGGTCATCGGATTATGATGACCACACGTGACACACGTCTTGGTTTCTTTGCCAATAAAGAACCTCATAAGCTGAAATTCTTGGAGACAGAAGAAAGTTTTGAGTTGTTGGTAATGAGAGTTTTTGGCAGGGGCGGGTGTCCAAATGAATTAGTGGTAACTGGGACAGAAATTGCAAGAAAATGTGGTGGAGTACCACTTGTAGTAGTGGTGATTGCAGGAGCATTAAGAGGTCGTTCGGACAAAAAGGATTGGGAAAGAGTTGAAAAAAGTGTGGTGCAATATCTTGGTGAGCATACCGAAGATAGCTGCCTGAAATATGTGAAGATGAGTTATGATTATTTGCCCCGAGAAGTGCAGATGTGCTTTTTGTATTGTGGTGTCTTTCCTCGAGGCTTTGATATCCCTTGTTGGAAGTTGATTCGTTTGTGGATAGCCGAGGGGTTGATAAAGCCGCAGCCTGAGTCCACTCTACAAGTAGAGGAGATAGCAGAGTTTTATTTGACAGACCTTCTCAACAGAaatttagtaataataatgcaaAAGAGGTCTGATGGTCAAATAAAAACATGTCGTCTTCACGACATGTTGTATCAGTTCTGCAAAAAGGAGGCTAGTAACAAATGGCTTTTTGAAGAACCTGATCAATCTAAACTGGATCCAGATACTTGCCGTCGCTTGTGTATTCAACCATCTAATCTGTCTGACTTTCTCTCCACAACACCTTTTGCAGAACATGTCAGATCTTTCTATTGTTTTTCCTCAAAACAAAAGCCAATCAACTTGTCTCCTAATGAAACCAAACTCATTCACAAAGCATTTCCACTTATGAGAGTCATGGATGTCGAATCTCTCAGATTTATTTTCTCCAAAGACTTCAAAAATTTGTTTCATTTGAGGTATATTGCTATCTCAGGTGACTTTAAGTCCCTCCCTCCTACCTTTGGTAAATTCTGGAATTTACAAACTCTAATACTTAATACAAGTACCTTAGAGCCCACTCTTGAAGTTAAAGCCGATATATGGAACTTGTTACAGTTGAGGCATCTCCACACCAACATACCTGCAAAATTGCCATCCCCGACTACCACGACAGGTAAACCTTCTTGTCTACAAACTCTTTCTATGGTTACACCAGAAAGTTGTGAGAAAGAAGTGCTAGCAAAGGCGTGTAATGTGAAAAAATTGAGCATTCGAGGGCAAATGGCGGCTTTTCTTGGTGCTTACAAGGGTGGTATCAACAATCTTAAAGAGCTACAGTGTCTGGAAcatttgaaattgttgaatgatGTTCTTTTCATGAATAAAGCACTTCACCTTCCATCAACGTTCTCCGAACTGGTACATACGGTGAAGAAGTTAACTCTGACAAACACAAGGTTTACTTGGAGTGAGGCGGAGAAATTGGGGACGTTGGAATCTCTTGAGGTCCTAAAGTTTAAAGAAAATGCATTCACGGGTGATTTCTGGGAGCCAAAGAGTGGATTTAGCGCACTCCAAGTCTTGTGGATTGAAAGGTCAGAATTAGAATCTTGGGAGGCTTCGGTTGTTAACTTCCCCGCACTTAGGCAACTGGTTCTTATCTCTTGTGATAAGCTTGATGCTGTGCCACTTGAGCTAGCTGATATACCCAGCCTTGTAGAGATGAGGCTGGATAACACAAGCAAAGCGGTGAAATCCGCAAAAAATGTTCGGGATAGCAAGACATCTAAAGGCATGAAACTCAAGCTAAGCATATACCCACCTGAAAATTAA
- the LOC101263204 gene encoding putative late blight resistance protein homolog R1A-10 isoform X2, translating to MIERTNVGSRHCHHIRAKQHSLKKFMTIFQSAEYFQDVLENSSNEEIKSLEEDIRVVVSEAEDVVEMKISKVIEELSWTFGILQHQDMLPVVEKMDTTKKQVMEILSHDADQILELTRDSLIGASSRSDQMLSDQMKDDIVQGLDGDLKIIDKRLRGPTSDLDIVTISGMGGIGKTTLAEKVYDHLPIRYHFDIFVWVTISQEFRYRNVLLEALHCISKQRVIVNTKNYDKMEDNELADLVQKNLKGPRYLVVVDDIWSRDVWDSISQIFPNRNNGSRVLLTTRETDVAMYADTCSPHTMSLLNLDSSWKLLRDKVFGLEHDHPPELDEIGKTIAGKCQGLPLIISVIAGHLSKTVPRTLFNWKYVAQTLSQIVASNPNKCLAVLGLSYHHLPNRLKPCFLSMGDFPEDFQVDTRRLIQLWIAEGFIRKSSGCRESLEEVAEHYLEDLISRNLIMARKRRFNGEVKVCGIHDLLREFCLLEAEMTKFTHVVRAPFSPAEKHNVRRFSIQEYHYANEKLPPVTRSMYCFDPLSLLFESCTASPCELPFIDYDPIILGFLPCFNLLRVLVIIHDEMLRFDSFPLVITKLFHLRYLHVEHLRLNIPESISELLNLQTLISNCSPVSGMTLPKKIWLLKNLKYISLGRNTYLPSPRINKNLVTVMPNLEKFFGLCYTSCTNEVFSSIPNLKILTIHVPITFKEEIISYRLLDMSSLRKLEAFKLSWNSSWENPIKTFVFPTSVRRLTLSFCSKFIWEEISSTFIMLPNLEELKLKYCEADDDVWIMSDKVIFKSLKLLLLSDLNLKRWEASSDNFPNLKRLVLKICEDLQEIPTDFGEICTLESIELHDCSATSEDSARNIEQEQEDMGNNMLKVYIRNSNRNGSLF from the exons ATGATTGAGAGGACCAACGTCGGATCTAGACATTGTCACCATATCAGGGCAAAACAACACTCGCTGAAAAAGTTTATGACCATCTTCCAATCAG CTGAATATTTTCAAGATGTTCTTGAAAACAGTAGCAATGAGGAAATCAAATCTTTGGAGGAAGATATTAGAGTTGTTGTTAGCGAGGCAGAGGATGTTGTTGAAATGAAGATTTCTAAAGTCATCGAAGAATTAAGCTGGACATTTGGAATTTTACAACACCAGGATATGCTACCAGTTGTTGAAAAAATGGATACGACAAAGAAACAAGTGATGGAGATTCTTTCTCATGATGCTGATCAAATTCTTGAATTAACCAGGGATTCCTTGATTGGTGCTTCCTCCAGGAGTGATCAAATGTTGTCAGATCAGATGAAAGATGATATCGTTCAGGGACTTGATGGTGACTTGAAGATAATAGATAAACGATTGAGAGGACCAACGTCGGATCTAGACATTGTCACCATATCAGGTATGGGTGGCATTGGCAAAACAACACTCGCTGAAAAAGTTTATGACCATCTTCCAATCAGGTATCACTTTGACATTTTTGTTTGGGTTACAATTTCTCAAGAGTTTCGATATAGAAATGTATTGTTAGAAGCTTTACATTGCATCTCAAAGCAAAGAGTTATTGTGAAcacaaaaaattatgataagatGGAAGACAACGAGTTAGCTGACCTGGTGCAAAAGAACCTAAAGGGTCCAAGATaccttgttgttgttgatgatattTGGAGTAGGGATGTTTGGGATAGCATATCACAAATATTTCCTAATCGCAACAATGGGAGTCGAGTCTTATTGACTACTAGGGAAACTGATGTAGCAATGTATGCGGATACTTGTAGCCCTCATACGATGAGCCTCTTAAATTTAGATAGCAGTTGGAAGTTACTTCGTGATAAGGTGTTTGGACTAGAACACGATCATCCTCCCGAGTTGGATGAAATTGGAAAAACAATAGCAGGAAAATGTCAAGGACTTCCCTTAATAATTTCAGTGATTGCAGGGCATCTTTCTAAAACGGTGCCCAGGACATTATTTAATTGGAAGTATGTTGCCCAAACCTTGAGTCAAATCGTTGCTAGTAATCCAAATAAATGTTTAGCCGTTCTCGGTTTGAGTTACCATCACTTGCCTAATAGACTCAAACCATGCTTTCTTTCAATGGGGGATTTCCCAGAGGATTTTCAAGTTGATACTCGGAGATTGATCCAATTATGGATCGCAGAAGGTTTCATAAGGAAGTCTTCCGGATGTCGTGAAAGCTTGGAGGAAGTGGCTGAACATTATCTGGAGGATCTTATCAGCAGGAATTTGATAATGGCTAGAAAAAGGAGATTCAATGGTGAGGTAAAAGTATGCGGAATACATGATCTTCTGCGTGAGTTCTGTTTGTTAGAAGCTGAAATGACAAAGTTTACACATGTTGTGAGAGCTCCTTTTTCACCAGCAGAAAAGCATAATGTTCGTCGCTTCAGTATTCAAGAGTATCATTATGCTAATGAGAAATTACCCCCTGTTACCAGATCTATGTACTGTTTTGATCCACTTAGTCTACTATTTGAATCCTGTACTGCAAGTCCTTGTGAATTGCCCTTCATCGATTATGATCCTATAATACTGGGATTTCTCCCTTGTTTCAACCTTCTCAGGGTATTGGTCATCATCCATGATGAAATGCTACGGTTCGACTCATTTCCACTTGTGATTACAAAGTTATTTCATTTGAGATATCTCCATGTTGAACATTTACGCTTGAATATTCCTGAATCAATCTCAGAGCTTCTGAATTTGCAAACTCTTATTTCTAACTGTAGTCCTGTATCGGGAATGACTTTACCTAAGAAGATATGGTTGTTGAAGAACTTGAAGTACATATCTTTAGGAAGAAACACTTATTTACCAAGTCCTAGAATAAATAAGAATCTTGTGACAGTGATGCCAAATCTAGAGAAATTTTTCGGTCTTTGTTACACAAGTTGTACAAATGAAGTCTTTTCTAGCATTCCCAATCTAAAGATATTGACCATTCATGTACCTATTACatttaaagaagaaattatttcCTATCGTCTCTTGGATATGTCGAGCTTGAGAAAACTTGAGGCATTCAAGCTTTCCTGGAACAGTAGTTGGGAAAACCCCATCAAGACATTTGTTTTTCCAACATCAGTTAGGAGGTTGACTTTATCTTTTTGTAGTAAGTTCATTTGGGAAGAGATATCATCAACTTTTATCATGTTGCCAAATCTTGAAGAGCTCAAACTTAAATATTGTGAAGCCGATGATGATGTATGGATAATGAGCGATAAAGTCATATTCAAAAGCTTGAAGTTGTTGTTACTGAGCGATCTAAATCTTAAGCGTTGGGAAGCTAGCAGTGATAACTTCCCTAATCTAAAACGTCTTGTTCTGAAGATATGTGAGGACCTGCAAGAAATTCCaacagattttggggaaatttGTACTTTGGAATCGATTGAGTTACATGATTGCAGCGCTACTTCTGAGGATTCTGCCAGAAATATCGAACAAGAACAAGAGGACATGGGAAATAATATGCTTAAGGTCTACATCCGTAACAGCAACA GGAATGGAAGCTTATTTTGA
- the LOC101263204 gene encoding putative late blight resistance protein homolog R1A-10 isoform X3 — protein sequence MKISKVIEELSWTFGILQHQDMLPVVEKMDTTKKQVMEILSHDADQILELTRDSLIGASSRSDQMLSDQMKDDIVQGLDGDLKIIDKRLRGPTSDLDIVTISGMGGIGKTTLAEKVYDHLPIRYHFDIFVWVTISQEFRYRNVLLEALHCISKQRVIVNTKNYDKMEDNELADLVQKNLKGPRYLVVVDDIWSRDVWDSISQIFPNRNNGSRVLLTTRETDVAMYADTCSPHTMSLLNLDSSWKLLRDKVFGLEHDHPPELDEIGKTIAGKCQGLPLIISVIAGHLSKTVPRTLFNWKYVAQTLSQIVASNPNKCLAVLGLSYHHLPNRLKPCFLSMGDFPEDFQVDTRRLIQLWIAEGFIRKSSGCRESLEEVAEHYLEDLISRNLIMARKRRFNGEVKVCGIHDLLREFCLLEAEMTKFTHVVRAPFSPAEKHNVRRFSIQEYHYANEKLPPVTRSMYCFDPLSLLFESCTASPCELPFIDYDPIILGFLPCFNLLRVLVIIHDEMLRFDSFPLVITKLFHLRYLHVEHLRLNIPESISELLNLQTLISNCSPVSGMTLPKKIWLLKNLKYISLGRNTYLPSPRINKNLVTVMPNLEKFFGLCYTSCTNEVFSSIPNLKILTIHVPITFKEEIISYRLLDMSSLRKLEAFKLSWNSSWENPIKTFVFPTSVRRLTLSFCSKFIWEEISSTFIMLPNLEELKLKYCEADDDVWIMSDKVIFKSLKLLLLSDLNLKRWEASSDNFPNLKRLVLKICEDLQEIPTDFGEICTLESIELHDCSATSEDSARNIEQEQEDMGNNMLKVYIRNSNRNGSLF from the exons ATGAAGATTTCTAAAGTCATCGAAGAATTAAGCTGGACATTTGGAATTTTACAACACCAGGATATGCTACCAGTTGTTGAAAAAATGGATACGACAAAGAAACAAGTGATGGAGATTCTTTCTCATGATGCTGATCAAATTCTTGAATTAACCAGGGATTCCTTGATTGGTGCTTCCTCCAGGAGTGATCAAATGTTGTCAGATCAGATGAAAGATGATATCGTTCAGGGACTTGATGGTGACTTGAAGATAATAGATAAACGATTGAGAGGACCAACGTCGGATCTAGACATTGTCACCATATCAGGTATGGGTGGCATTGGCAAAACAACACTCGCTGAAAAAGTTTATGACCATCTTCCAATCAGGTATCACTTTGACATTTTTGTTTGGGTTACAATTTCTCAAGAGTTTCGATATAGAAATGTATTGTTAGAAGCTTTACATTGCATCTCAAAGCAAAGAGTTATTGTGAAcacaaaaaattatgataagatGGAAGACAACGAGTTAGCTGACCTGGTGCAAAAGAACCTAAAGGGTCCAAGATaccttgttgttgttgatgatattTGGAGTAGGGATGTTTGGGATAGCATATCACAAATATTTCCTAATCGCAACAATGGGAGTCGAGTCTTATTGACTACTAGGGAAACTGATGTAGCAATGTATGCGGATACTTGTAGCCCTCATACGATGAGCCTCTTAAATTTAGATAGCAGTTGGAAGTTACTTCGTGATAAGGTGTTTGGACTAGAACACGATCATCCTCCCGAGTTGGATGAAATTGGAAAAACAATAGCAGGAAAATGTCAAGGACTTCCCTTAATAATTTCAGTGATTGCAGGGCATCTTTCTAAAACGGTGCCCAGGACATTATTTAATTGGAAGTATGTTGCCCAAACCTTGAGTCAAATCGTTGCTAGTAATCCAAATAAATGTTTAGCCGTTCTCGGTTTGAGTTACCATCACTTGCCTAATAGACTCAAACCATGCTTTCTTTCAATGGGGGATTTCCCAGAGGATTTTCAAGTTGATACTCGGAGATTGATCCAATTATGGATCGCAGAAGGTTTCATAAGGAAGTCTTCCGGATGTCGTGAAAGCTTGGAGGAAGTGGCTGAACATTATCTGGAGGATCTTATCAGCAGGAATTTGATAATGGCTAGAAAAAGGAGATTCAATGGTGAGGTAAAAGTATGCGGAATACATGATCTTCTGCGTGAGTTCTGTTTGTTAGAAGCTGAAATGACAAAGTTTACACATGTTGTGAGAGCTCCTTTTTCACCAGCAGAAAAGCATAATGTTCGTCGCTTCAGTATTCAAGAGTATCATTATGCTAATGAGAAATTACCCCCTGTTACCAGATCTATGTACTGTTTTGATCCACTTAGTCTACTATTTGAATCCTGTACTGCAAGTCCTTGTGAATTGCCCTTCATCGATTATGATCCTATAATACTGGGATTTCTCCCTTGTTTCAACCTTCTCAGGGTATTGGTCATCATCCATGATGAAATGCTACGGTTCGACTCATTTCCACTTGTGATTACAAAGTTATTTCATTTGAGATATCTCCATGTTGAACATTTACGCTTGAATATTCCTGAATCAATCTCAGAGCTTCTGAATTTGCAAACTCTTATTTCTAACTGTAGTCCTGTATCGGGAATGACTTTACCTAAGAAGATATGGTTGTTGAAGAACTTGAAGTACATATCTTTAGGAAGAAACACTTATTTACCAAGTCCTAGAATAAATAAGAATCTTGTGACAGTGATGCCAAATCTAGAGAAATTTTTCGGTCTTTGTTACACAAGTTGTACAAATGAAGTCTTTTCTAGCATTCCCAATCTAAAGATATTGACCATTCATGTACCTATTACatttaaagaagaaattatttcCTATCGTCTCTTGGATATGTCGAGCTTGAGAAAACTTGAGGCATTCAAGCTTTCCTGGAACAGTAGTTGGGAAAACCCCATCAAGACATTTGTTTTTCCAACATCAGTTAGGAGGTTGACTTTATCTTTTTGTAGTAAGTTCATTTGGGAAGAGATATCATCAACTTTTATCATGTTGCCAAATCTTGAAGAGCTCAAACTTAAATATTGTGAAGCCGATGATGATGTATGGATAATGAGCGATAAAGTCATATTCAAAAGCTTGAAGTTGTTGTTACTGAGCGATCTAAATCTTAAGCGTTGGGAAGCTAGCAGTGATAACTTCCCTAATCTAAAACGTCTTGTTCTGAAGATATGTGAGGACCTGCAAGAAATTCCaacagattttggggaaatttGTACTTTGGAATCGATTGAGTTACATGATTGCAGCGCTACTTCTGAGGATTCTGCCAGAAATATCGAACAAGAACAAGAGGACATGGGAAATAATATGCTTAAGGTCTACATCCGTAACAGCAACA GGAATGGAAGCTTATTTTGA
- the LOC101263204 gene encoding putative late blight resistance protein homolog R1A-10 isoform X1, with protein MAAYTAVISLLQTLDQPNISELFHDHTTEMLDSLRATAEYFQDVLENSSNEEIKSLEEDIRVVVSEAEDVVEMKISKVIEELSWTFGILQHQDMLPVVEKMDTTKKQVMEILSHDADQILELTRDSLIGASSRSDQMLSDQMKDDIVQGLDGDLKIIDKRLRGPTSDLDIVTISGMGGIGKTTLAEKVYDHLPIRYHFDIFVWVTISQEFRYRNVLLEALHCISKQRVIVNTKNYDKMEDNELADLVQKNLKGPRYLVVVDDIWSRDVWDSISQIFPNRNNGSRVLLTTRETDVAMYADTCSPHTMSLLNLDSSWKLLRDKVFGLEHDHPPELDEIGKTIAGKCQGLPLIISVIAGHLSKTVPRTLFNWKYVAQTLSQIVASNPNKCLAVLGLSYHHLPNRLKPCFLSMGDFPEDFQVDTRRLIQLWIAEGFIRKSSGCRESLEEVAEHYLEDLISRNLIMARKRRFNGEVKVCGIHDLLREFCLLEAEMTKFTHVVRAPFSPAEKHNVRRFSIQEYHYANEKLPPVTRSMYCFDPLSLLFESCTASPCELPFIDYDPIILGFLPCFNLLRVLVIIHDEMLRFDSFPLVITKLFHLRYLHVEHLRLNIPESISELLNLQTLISNCSPVSGMTLPKKIWLLKNLKYISLGRNTYLPSPRINKNLVTVMPNLEKFFGLCYTSCTNEVFSSIPNLKILTIHVPITFKEEIISYRLLDMSSLRKLEAFKLSWNSSWENPIKTFVFPTSVRRLTLSFCSKFIWEEISSTFIMLPNLEELKLKYCEADDDVWIMSDKVIFKSLKLLLLSDLNLKRWEASSDNFPNLKRLVLKICEDLQEIPTDFGEICTLESIELHDCSATSEDSARNIEQEQEDMGNNMLKVYIRNSNRNGSLF; from the exons ATGGCAGCTTATACCGCTgtaatttctcttcttcaaaCTCTTGATCAACCAAATATTTCAGAACTCTTTCATGATCACACTACTGAAATGCTCGATTCTCTTCGTGCTACAGCTGAATATTTTCAAGATGTTCTTGAAAACAGTAGCAATGAGGAAATCAAATCTTTGGAGGAAGATATTAGAGTTGTTGTTAGCGAGGCAGAGGATGTTGTTGAAATGAAGATTTCTAAAGTCATCGAAGAATTAAGCTGGACATTTGGAATTTTACAACACCAGGATATGCTACCAGTTGTTGAAAAAATGGATACGACAAAGAAACAAGTGATGGAGATTCTTTCTCATGATGCTGATCAAATTCTTGAATTAACCAGGGATTCCTTGATTGGTGCTTCCTCCAGGAGTGATCAAATGTTGTCAGATCAGATGAAAGATGATATCGTTCAGGGACTTGATGGTGACTTGAAGATAATAGATAAACGATTGAGAGGACCAACGTCGGATCTAGACATTGTCACCATATCAGGTATGGGTGGCATTGGCAAAACAACACTCGCTGAAAAAGTTTATGACCATCTTCCAATCAGGTATCACTTTGACATTTTTGTTTGGGTTACAATTTCTCAAGAGTTTCGATATAGAAATGTATTGTTAGAAGCTTTACATTGCATCTCAAAGCAAAGAGTTATTGTGAAcacaaaaaattatgataagatGGAAGACAACGAGTTAGCTGACCTGGTGCAAAAGAACCTAAAGGGTCCAAGATaccttgttgttgttgatgatattTGGAGTAGGGATGTTTGGGATAGCATATCACAAATATTTCCTAATCGCAACAATGGGAGTCGAGTCTTATTGACTACTAGGGAAACTGATGTAGCAATGTATGCGGATACTTGTAGCCCTCATACGATGAGCCTCTTAAATTTAGATAGCAGTTGGAAGTTACTTCGTGATAAGGTGTTTGGACTAGAACACGATCATCCTCCCGAGTTGGATGAAATTGGAAAAACAATAGCAGGAAAATGTCAAGGACTTCCCTTAATAATTTCAGTGATTGCAGGGCATCTTTCTAAAACGGTGCCCAGGACATTATTTAATTGGAAGTATGTTGCCCAAACCTTGAGTCAAATCGTTGCTAGTAATCCAAATAAATGTTTAGCCGTTCTCGGTTTGAGTTACCATCACTTGCCTAATAGACTCAAACCATGCTTTCTTTCAATGGGGGATTTCCCAGAGGATTTTCAAGTTGATACTCGGAGATTGATCCAATTATGGATCGCAGAAGGTTTCATAAGGAAGTCTTCCGGATGTCGTGAAAGCTTGGAGGAAGTGGCTGAACATTATCTGGAGGATCTTATCAGCAGGAATTTGATAATGGCTAGAAAAAGGAGATTCAATGGTGAGGTAAAAGTATGCGGAATACATGATCTTCTGCGTGAGTTCTGTTTGTTAGAAGCTGAAATGACAAAGTTTACACATGTTGTGAGAGCTCCTTTTTCACCAGCAGAAAAGCATAATGTTCGTCGCTTCAGTATTCAAGAGTATCATTATGCTAATGAGAAATTACCCCCTGTTACCAGATCTATGTACTGTTTTGATCCACTTAGTCTACTATTTGAATCCTGTACTGCAAGTCCTTGTGAATTGCCCTTCATCGATTATGATCCTATAATACTGGGATTTCTCCCTTGTTTCAACCTTCTCAGGGTATTGGTCATCATCCATGATGAAATGCTACGGTTCGACTCATTTCCACTTGTGATTACAAAGTTATTTCATTTGAGATATCTCCATGTTGAACATTTACGCTTGAATATTCCTGAATCAATCTCAGAGCTTCTGAATTTGCAAACTCTTATTTCTAACTGTAGTCCTGTATCGGGAATGACTTTACCTAAGAAGATATGGTTGTTGAAGAACTTGAAGTACATATCTTTAGGAAGAAACACTTATTTACCAAGTCCTAGAATAAATAAGAATCTTGTGACAGTGATGCCAAATCTAGAGAAATTTTTCGGTCTTTGTTACACAAGTTGTACAAATGAAGTCTTTTCTAGCATTCCCAATCTAAAGATATTGACCATTCATGTACCTATTACatttaaagaagaaattatttcCTATCGTCTCTTGGATATGTCGAGCTTGAGAAAACTTGAGGCATTCAAGCTTTCCTGGAACAGTAGTTGGGAAAACCCCATCAAGACATTTGTTTTTCCAACATCAGTTAGGAGGTTGACTTTATCTTTTTGTAGTAAGTTCATTTGGGAAGAGATATCATCAACTTTTATCATGTTGCCAAATCTTGAAGAGCTCAAACTTAAATATTGTGAAGCCGATGATGATGTATGGATAATGAGCGATAAAGTCATATTCAAAAGCTTGAAGTTGTTGTTACTGAGCGATCTAAATCTTAAGCGTTGGGAAGCTAGCAGTGATAACTTCCCTAATCTAAAACGTCTTGTTCTGAAGATATGTGAGGACCTGCAAGAAATTCCaacagattttggggaaatttGTACTTTGGAATCGATTGAGTTACATGATTGCAGCGCTACTTCTGAGGATTCTGCCAGAAATATCGAACAAGAACAAGAGGACATGGGAAATAATATGCTTAAGGTCTACATCCGTAACAGCAACA GGAATGGAAGCTTATTTTGA